One region of Juglans regia cultivar Chandler chromosome 4, Walnut 2.0, whole genome shotgun sequence genomic DNA includes:
- the LOC109018711 gene encoding SNF1-related protein kinase regulatory subunit beta-2-like isoform X2 — MGNVNAREDGGGSSSGAEEGGVEGGGGGSEEGMAAPGGAHGASASSPDMMGQSPPHSPRATQSPLMFTPQVPVVPLQRPDEIYNSSHSWMQTASGYEDMYSEQGIPTMITWSYDGKEVAVEGSWDNWRTRLHLQRSGKDFTIMKVLPSGVYQYRFIVDGRWRYAPDLPWAQDEAGNAYNVVDLQDYVPEDIESISSFEPPQSPDSSYNNMQLGSEDFAKEPPLVPPHLQMTLLNMPASNMEISPPLSRPQHVVLNHLYMQKGKSGPSVVALGTTHRFRAKYVTVVLYKSLQS; from the exons ATGGGTAATGTGAATGCAAGAGAAGATGGGGGTGGTAGCTCATCTGGGGCTGAGGAAGGTGGTGTagaaggaggtggtggtggttcGGAGGAAGGCATGGCTGCACCTGGCGGAGCTCATGGTGCCTCTGCTTCTTCTCCTGACATGATGGGTCAATCCCCTCCTCATAGCCCAAGAGCGACCCAGTCGCCTCTGATGTTTACTCCTCAA GTCCCTGTAGTTCCACTACAAAGACCTGATGAGATTTACAATTCAAGCCATTCATGGATGCAAACTGCTTCAGGGTATGAAGATATGTACAGTGAGCAAGGAATTCCAACAATGATTACATGGAGCTATGATGGCAAGGAAGTGGCGGTAGAGGGATCATGGGATAATTGGAGGACACG ATTGCATCTGCAGAGATCAGGAAAAGACTTCACTATAATGAAAGTTCTGCCGTCTGGTGTTTACCAGTACAGGTTTATTGTCGATGGACGTTGGAGGTATGCCCCTGACTTGCCCTGGGCCCAAGATGAGGCAGGAAACGCTTACAATGTTGTGGACTTGCAG GATTATGTTCCTGAAGACATTGAAAGCATTTCTAGTTTTGAACCTCCTCAGTCCCCAGACTCAAGTTATAACAATATGCAACTTGGATCTGAAGATTTTGCCAAGGAGCCACCATTGGTGCCTCCACATTTGCAGATGACTTTGCTCAACATGCCTGCATCCAACATGGAGATCTCACCTCCTTTGTCAAGACCTCAACACGTTGTGCTTAATCATCTTTACATGCAAAAAGGGAAGAGTGGCCCATCGGTGGTAGCACTTGGGACAACTCATAGGTTTAGAGCTAAGTACGTGACAGTGGTGCTCTATAAGTCATTGCAGAG CTAG
- the LOC109018711 gene encoding SNF1-related protein kinase regulatory subunit beta-2-like isoform X1, translating to MGNVNAREDGGGSSSGAEEGGVEGGGGGSEEGMAAPGGAHGASASSPDMMGQSPPHSPRATQSPLMFTPQVPVVPLQRPDEIYNSSHSWMQTASGYEDMYSEQGIPTMITWSYDGKEVAVEGSWDNWRTRLHLQRSGKDFTIMKVLPSGVYQYRFIVDGRWRYAPDLPWAQDEAGNAYNVVDLQDYVPEDIESISSFEPPQSPDSSYNNMQLGSEDFAKEPPLVPPHLQMTLLNMPASNMEISPPLSRPQHVVLNHLYMQKGKSGPSVVALGTTHRFRAKYVTVVLYKSLQR from the exons ATGGGTAATGTGAATGCAAGAGAAGATGGGGGTGGTAGCTCATCTGGGGCTGAGGAAGGTGGTGTagaaggaggtggtggtggttcGGAGGAAGGCATGGCTGCACCTGGCGGAGCTCATGGTGCCTCTGCTTCTTCTCCTGACATGATGGGTCAATCCCCTCCTCATAGCCCAAGAGCGACCCAGTCGCCTCTGATGTTTACTCCTCAA GTCCCTGTAGTTCCACTACAAAGACCTGATGAGATTTACAATTCAAGCCATTCATGGATGCAAACTGCTTCAGGGTATGAAGATATGTACAGTGAGCAAGGAATTCCAACAATGATTACATGGAGCTATGATGGCAAGGAAGTGGCGGTAGAGGGATCATGGGATAATTGGAGGACACG ATTGCATCTGCAGAGATCAGGAAAAGACTTCACTATAATGAAAGTTCTGCCGTCTGGTGTTTACCAGTACAGGTTTATTGTCGATGGACGTTGGAGGTATGCCCCTGACTTGCCCTGGGCCCAAGATGAGGCAGGAAACGCTTACAATGTTGTGGACTTGCAG GATTATGTTCCTGAAGACATTGAAAGCATTTCTAGTTTTGAACCTCCTCAGTCCCCAGACTCAAGTTATAACAATATGCAACTTGGATCTGAAGATTTTGCCAAGGAGCCACCATTGGTGCCTCCACATTTGCAGATGACTTTGCTCAACATGCCTGCATCCAACATGGAGATCTCACCTCCTTTGTCAAGACCTCAACACGTTGTGCTTAATCATCTTTACATGCAAAAAGGGAAGAGTGGCCCATCGGTGGTAGCACTTGGGACAACTCATAGGTTTAGAGCTAAGTACGTGACAGTGGTGCTCTATAAGTCATTGCAGAGGTAA
- the LOC109018701 gene encoding heavy metal-associated isoprenylated plant protein 7-like, translated as MGEENKEQEKKEEISSTEEKQVAGEEKMIEDQPQEIVLKVDMHCVACARKVARALKGFAGVEEVTTDSKAGKVVVKGKAADPIKVCERLQKKSGKKLVEIISPLPKPSEETKEEKIEEIKKEEQPPAVITVVLKVRMHCEACAQVLQKQIRKIQGVESVETDLANDQVIVKGVVEPTRLVDYVYKRTKKQASIVKDEEKKEEEKKEDKKEEKKDAEEEGKGEDDMKISTDIKRSEYWPTSKYLSEYYAYPAQIFSDDNPNACSIM; from the exons ATGGGCGAA GAAAACAAAGAacaggagaagaaagaagaaataagcAGCACAGAAGAGAAGCAGGTCGCCGGGGAAGAGAAAATGATAGAGGATCAGCCACAGGAGATTGTGCTCAAGGTTGATATGCATTGTGTGGCCTGTGCGAGGAAAGTGGCAAGAGCCTTGAAAGGATTTGCAG GAGTTGAGGAGGTAACCACGGATAGCAAGGCCGGCAAAGTGGTGGTGAAAGGAAAAGCAGCAGACCCCATAAAGGTTTGCGAAAGACTACAAAAGAAAAGTGGCAAAAAGCTGGTTGAGATAATTTCACCTTTGCCAAAACCCTCTGAAgagacaaaagaagaaaaaatagaagagatcAAAAAAGAAGAACAG CCTCCTGCTGTTATTACTGTTGTTCTAAAAGTTCGAATGCATTGCGAAGCTTGTGCTCAAGTTTTACAGAAGCAAATCCGAAAAATACAAG GTGTTGAATCAGTGGAAACAGACCTAGCCAATGACCAAGTAATAGTTAAAGGAGTAGTGGAACCAACAAGGCTGGTTGACTATGTGTACAAGAGAACCAAAAAGCAAGCTTCCATAGTGAAggatgaagagaagaaagaagaggaaaagaaggaagataaaaaagaagagaagaaagatgCTGAGGAAGAAGGCAAGGGAGAGGATGATATGAAGATCAGTACTGATATCAAGCGAAGCGAATATTGGCCAACATCCAAGTACTTGTCGGAGTATTATGCATATCCTGCTCAGATATTCAGCGATGACAACCCCAATGCTTGCTCAATCATGTAA